A single Pseudodesulfovibrio aespoeensis Aspo-2 DNA region contains:
- the glnD gene encoding [protein-PII] uridylyltransferase produces MDSQPSLPAPALRLKAARADLFERARHGAVGGFAWEYTHLVDRYFEERILELGDQPFAFALVAVGGYGRGRLCPGSDVDILLLFSRRIPNSTESFVKSLLFPLWDIGLDLGHGVRTVADCIALADKDFQVLASLLDARPLAGDAEVFERLRAAFAAKALKRQGRTFARSLSQHNESRAVQYGDATGMLEPELKNGLGGLRDGQQVFWLVTVMAALGLPPLFLPEELARLRDDQAFLNRVRTALHICAGRKTDRLFFDLQPRTARLMGFATHHDSPEDTGRAVEFFLSRLHQAMTRIKAMREAMFQEVFPAQSATLPPQPSAPGIFLDARGVGLVPQPKPAPAAVLTAFLESARTGLPLTWAARRTIRDNLESLAAGLTNRPETLDGLVKIFAAPRSGPACDGLLETRLLPAVVPEFGQVEHLIQFNDYHVHPVGRHTMVTLARLAGFRFHGNSKSDANAWAAEIAARVPRYDILILAGFFHDLGKGNPDHSEAGAAMAREVLTRFGLDQDTAQEVALLVRHHLLIPKAATRRDLSDERVASEMAATAGSPERLDALYLLSVADSMATGPRAWNSWSRSLFAELYFKTRRLLLHGPLAEPDAAKRIETAREAVLHTCTDLDREFVDAALRAMPPRAFLALDHAQLAGHVRLVRQLWDSVARDRLRDPSAPGGQGIALIEAGPGRAEGTCRLTIAALDRSGLFATMAGALALHGLNILAADLFTWADKTAVDVFTVSEPQDTLFMDEIWPRVARSIEQALTGRLDLAARLAERRNSPLHKGNSAPRLRPIVTVDNQGSDFFTLVEVAAPDRIGFLHDMARTLSGHGLSIHIAKITTIKGRAADIFHVRDHTGAKLTDPERIETLRRDLLHAAEPA; encoded by the coding sequence ATGGATTCCCAGCCCAGCCTCCCGGCCCCGGCCCTGCGCCTCAAGGCGGCCCGCGCCGACCTCTTCGAGCGCGCCAGACACGGCGCAGTGGGCGGCTTTGCCTGGGAATACACCCATCTGGTGGACCGCTACTTCGAGGAGCGCATCCTGGAGCTCGGCGACCAGCCCTTCGCCTTTGCCCTGGTGGCCGTGGGCGGCTACGGGCGCGGCAGGCTCTGCCCCGGCTCGGACGTGGACATCCTGCTCCTGTTCAGCCGCCGCATTCCCAACAGCACAGAATCCTTCGTCAAGTCGCTGCTCTTCCCCCTCTGGGACATCGGCCTGGATCTGGGCCACGGGGTGCGCACCGTGGCCGACTGCATTGCGCTGGCCGACAAGGATTTTCAGGTTTTGGCCTCGCTCCTGGACGCCCGGCCCCTGGCGGGCGATGCCGAGGTCTTCGAGCGGCTGCGCGCCGCCTTTGCGGCCAAGGCCCTGAAGCGACAGGGGCGCACCTTTGCCCGCAGCCTGAGCCAGCACAACGAGTCGCGCGCCGTCCAGTACGGCGACGCCACCGGCATGCTCGAACCGGAACTCAAGAACGGCCTGGGCGGACTGCGCGACGGCCAGCAGGTGTTCTGGCTCGTCACGGTCATGGCCGCCCTCGGCCTGCCGCCCCTGTTCCTGCCCGAAGAGCTGGCCCGACTGCGCGACGATCAGGCCTTCCTCAACCGGGTGCGCACCGCCCTGCACATCTGCGCCGGGCGCAAGACCGACCGCCTCTTCTTCGACCTCCAGCCGCGCACGGCCCGGCTCATGGGCTTTGCCACGCACCACGACTCGCCCGAGGACACGGGCCGGGCCGTGGAATTTTTCCTCTCGCGCCTGCATCAGGCCATGACCCGGATCAAGGCCATGCGCGAGGCCATGTTCCAGGAGGTCTTCCCGGCCCAATCCGCGACCCTGCCGCCCCAGCCGTCCGCACCCGGCATCTTCCTCGACGCGCGCGGCGTCGGCCTTGTTCCACAACCAAAACCCGCGCCAGCCGCGGTGCTCACAGCATTTCTCGAATCCGCGCGCACCGGCCTGCCCCTGACCTGGGCCGCGCGCCGCACCATCCGCGACAACCTGGAAAGCCTCGCCGCCGGGCTCACAAACCGGCCAGAGACCCTGGACGGGCTGGTGAAGATATTCGCCGCCCCGCGCTCCGGCCCGGCCTGCGACGGACTGCTCGAAACCCGACTCCTGCCCGCCGTGGTTCCAGAATTCGGACAGGTGGAGCACCTGATCCAGTTCAACGACTACCATGTCCACCCGGTGGGCCGGCACACCATGGTCACCCTGGCCCGGCTGGCCGGATTCCGTTTTCACGGGAACTCGAAATCCGACGCCAACGCCTGGGCCGCCGAAATAGCGGCCCGCGTTCCCCGCTACGACATCCTCATCCTGGCCGGGTTCTTCCACGACCTGGGCAAGGGCAACCCCGACCACTCCGAGGCGGGCGCGGCCATGGCCCGCGAGGTTCTGACCCGGTTCGGACTCGACCAGGACACGGCCCAGGAGGTGGCCTTGCTCGTGCGCCATCACCTGCTCATCCCCAAGGCCGCCACCCGGCGCGACCTCTCTGACGAGCGCGTGGCCAGCGAGATGGCGGCCACGGCAGGCAGCCCGGAGCGGCTCGACGCCCTCTACCTGCTCAGCGTGGCCGACTCCATGGCCACTGGCCCGCGCGCCTGGAACAGCTGGTCCCGCTCCCTCTTCGCCGAGCTGTACTTCAAGACCCGGAGGCTGCTCCTGCACGGCCCCCTGGCCGAGCCGGACGCGGCCAAGCGCATCGAGACCGCGCGCGAGGCCGTGCTGCACACCTGCACCGACCTGGACAGGGAGTTCGTGGACGCGGCCCTGCGCGCCATGCCCCCGCGCGCCTTCCTGGCCCTGGACCACGCCCAGCTGGCCGGGCATGTCCGGCTGGTGCGGCAACTCTGGGACAGCGTGGCCCGCGACCGGCTGCGCGACCCCTCGGCCCCCGGCGGCCAGGGCATCGCCCTGATCGAGGCCGGGCCAGGCCGGGCCGAAGGCACCTGCCGCCTGACCATCGCGGCCCTGGACCGCAGCGGCCTCTTCGCCACCATGGCCGGTGCCCTGGCCCTGCACGGGCTGAACATCCTGGCCGCGGACCTCTTCACCTGGGCAGACAAGACCGCCGTGGACGTGTTCACCGTATCCGAGCCGCAGGACACCCTGTTCATGGACGAGATATGGCCGCGCGTGGCCCGCTCCATCGAACAGGCCCTGACCGGCAGGCTCGACCTCGCGGCCCGGCTCGCCGAGCGGCGAAACTCCCCCCTGCACAAAGGGAACTCCGCGCCCCGGCTGCGCCCCATCGTCACCGTGGACAACCAGGGCAGCGATTTCTTCACCCTTGTCGAGGTGGCCGCGCCCGACCGCATCGGCTTCCTGCACGACATGGCCCGCACCCTGTCCGGCCACGGGCTGTCCATCCACATCGCCAAAATCACCACCATCAAGGGCCGCGCCGCCGACATCTTCCACGTCCGCGACCACACCGGCGCCAAGCTGACCGACCCGGAGCGCATCGAGACCCTGCGCCGCGACCTGCTGCACGCCGCAGAACCCGCCTGA
- a CDS encoding P-II family nitrogen regulator yields the protein MKKIEIITRTFKLDEVKTALSGIGVKGMTVNEVKGFGRQGGHKEVYRGAEYQVDFVPKIKIDVVVEDDFAPQVVEAARKAAHTGQVGDGKIFVSTVDEVIRIRTGETGEEAI from the coding sequence ATGAAGAAAATCGAGATCATCACCCGGACATTCAAGCTCGACGAGGTCAAGACAGCCCTCTCCGGCATCGGGGTCAAGGGCATGACCGTCAACGAGGTCAAGGGCTTCGGACGCCAGGGCGGCCACAAGGAAGTCTACCGCGGCGCAGAGTATCAGGTGGATTTCGTCCCCAAGATCAAGATCGACGTGGTCGTGGAGGACGATTTCGCCCCCCAGGTGGTCGAGGCCGCCAGAAAGGCCGCGCACACCGGCCAGGTGGGGGACGGCAAGATATTCGTCTCCACCGTGGACGAGGTCATCCGCATCCGCACCGGCGAAACCGGCGAGGAAGCGATCTAG
- a CDS encoding ammonium transporter, translating into MNFIDNAFILICAALVMFMTPGLALFYGGLVRSKNVLATIMQSFIMLGLVSVLWAVLGYSLSFGSDIGGLIGGLDFAFLNGVGMDNAGSPAENLPHLTFMIFQCMFAVITPALISGAFAERMKFPGFLAFSALWLLLVYAPMCHWVWGGGWLGQMGALDFAGGAVVHMSSGAAALCCALLIGKRKGHGSQPFIPHNLPMTILGAGILWFGWFGFNAGSALAADGLAANAFVTTHMATAAAAMSWIAAEWLHGGKPTTLGAASGAVAGLVAITPAAGFVTPMAAIVLGLGAGIICYGGIMLKNKLGYDDALDVVGIHGVGGTYGALATGVLASIGAEGLLLGNGHQLWVQFVSVIATWGFCFAMTFIIFKVVDATIGLKAGDEAQDRGMDIAEHSETGYQW; encoded by the coding sequence ATGAACTTTATCGACAACGCTTTCATCCTCATCTGTGCGGCCCTGGTCATGTTCATGACTCCGGGTCTGGCCCTGTTCTATGGCGGGTTGGTCCGCTCCAAGAACGTGCTGGCCACCATCATGCAGTCCTTCATCATGCTTGGGCTGGTCTCGGTGCTCTGGGCAGTGCTGGGCTATTCGCTCTCCTTCGGGTCCGACATCGGCGGGCTTATCGGCGGGCTGGACTTTGCCTTCCTCAACGGCGTGGGCATGGACAACGCGGGCTCCCCTGCCGAAAACCTGCCCCATCTGACCTTCATGATCTTCCAGTGCATGTTCGCGGTCATCACGCCCGCGCTCATCTCCGGCGCCTTTGCCGAGCGCATGAAATTCCCCGGCTTCCTGGCCTTCTCGGCCCTGTGGCTGCTGCTGGTCTACGCCCCCATGTGCCACTGGGTCTGGGGCGGCGGCTGGCTCGGCCAGATGGGTGCGCTTGACTTCGCGGGCGGCGCGGTGGTGCACATGAGCTCGGGTGCGGCAGCCCTATGCTGCGCCCTCCTCATCGGCAAACGCAAGGGGCACGGCTCCCAGCCCTTCATCCCCCACAACCTGCCCATGACCATCCTCGGCGCGGGCATTCTCTGGTTCGGCTGGTTCGGCTTCAACGCGGGCAGCGCCCTGGCCGCCGACGGTCTGGCCGCAAACGCCTTTGTCACCACCCATATGGCCACCGCTGCTGCGGCCATGTCCTGGATCGCCGCCGAGTGGCTGCACGGCGGCAAGCCCACCACCCTGGGCGCGGCCTCGGGCGCAGTGGCCGGACTGGTCGCCATCACCCCTGCCGCCGGGTTCGTCACCCCCATGGCCGCCATCGTCCTGGGCCTTGGCGCGGGCATCATCTGCTACGGCGGAATCATGCTCAAGAACAAGCTCGGCTATGACGACGCCCTTGACGTGGTCGGCATCCACGGCGTGGGCGGCACCTACGGCGCGCTGGCAACCGGCGTGCTCGCCTCCATCGGGGCCGAGGGGCTTCTCCTTGGCAACGGCCACCAGCTTTGGGTACAGTTCGTCTCCGTGATCGCCACGTGGGGCTTCTGCTTTGCCATGACCTTCATCATCTTCAAGGTCGTGGACGCCACCATCGGTCTCAAGGCCGGCGACGAGGCCCAGGACCGGGGCATGGACATCGCCGAACACAGCGAAACCGGCTACCAGTGGTAA
- the serB gene encoding phosphoserine phosphatase SerB: MEKIILVHVTGNDRPGLTAELSDVLAGFSVDILDIGQVVIHNFLTLGILIRLPANSQPVLKDLLFKAHELGVTMKLHPLDEADYTSWVGEADKQRHIITLLARSISAEQIAAITAVVSESGLNIDTIHRLSGRVPLTGRPAQSARACVEFTVRGTPRDMAAIRSKFLDISADLVADIAFQEDNIFRRNRRLVAFDMDSTLIQAEVIDELAKVAGVGEEVAAITEAAMRGELDFKQSLRKRLSLLKGLDESVLREVAARLPLTEGAERLISTLKNVGYKIAILSGGFTYFGNILKERLGIDYVYANELEIVDGKLTGRALGEIVDAQRKAELLQAIADQEGISLQQVIAVGDGANDLPMLNLAGLGIAFHAKPKVKKGARQAISTLGLDSILYLIGVRDRDVAGE; this comes from the coding sequence ATGGAAAAGATCATACTGGTGCATGTGACCGGCAACGACAGGCCGGGGTTGACGGCGGAGCTTTCCGACGTGCTGGCCGGGTTCAGCGTGGATATCCTCGATATCGGCCAGGTGGTCATCCACAACTTCCTGACCCTGGGCATACTCATCAGGCTGCCCGCCAACTCCCAGCCCGTGCTCAAGGATCTGCTCTTCAAGGCCCACGAGTTGGGCGTGACCATGAAGCTCCACCCGCTGGACGAGGCAGACTACACCTCCTGGGTGGGCGAGGCGGACAAGCAGCGGCACATCATCACCCTGCTCGCCCGGTCCATCTCCGCCGAGCAGATCGCGGCCATCACCGCCGTGGTCAGCGAATCGGGCCTGAACATCGACACCATCCACCGCCTCTCGGGCCGCGTGCCCCTCACCGGTCGCCCGGCTCAATCGGCACGCGCCTGCGTGGAGTTCACCGTGCGCGGCACGCCCCGCGACATGGCGGCCATCCGCTCGAAATTTCTCGATATCTCCGCCGATCTCGTGGCCGACATCGCCTTTCAGGAAGACAACATCTTCCGCCGCAACCGCCGGCTGGTGGCCTTTGACATGGACTCGACCCTGATCCAGGCCGAGGTCATCGACGAGCTGGCCAAGGTGGCGGGCGTGGGCGAAGAGGTGGCCGCCATCACCGAGGCGGCCATGCGCGGCGAGCTCGACTTCAAGCAGAGCCTGCGCAAACGCCTCTCCCTGCTCAAAGGCCTCGACGAATCCGTGCTGCGCGAGGTTGCCGCCCGCCTGCCCCTGACCGAAGGGGCCGAACGGCTCATCTCCACCCTCAAGAACGTGGGCTACAAGATCGCCATCCTCTCCGGCGGGTTCACCTATTTCGGCAACATCCTCAAGGAACGGCTCGGCATCGACTACGTCTACGCCAACGAACTGGAGATAGTGGACGGCAAGCTCACGGGCCGCGCCCTGGGCGAGATCGTGGATGCGCAGAGAAAGGCCGAACTGCTCCAGGCCATCGCCGACCAGGAGGGCATCAGCCTGCAACAGGTCATTGCCGTGGGCGACGGGGCCAACGACCTGCCCATGCTCAACCTCGCGGGCCTGGGCATCGCCTTCCATGCCAAGCCCAAGGTCAAAAAGGGCGCACGCCAAGCCATCTCCACCCTCGGACTCGACTCCATCCTCTATCTCATCGGCGTCCGCGACCGCGATGTGGCAGGGGAGTGA
- a CDS encoding mechanosensitive ion channel family protein, whose amino-acid sequence MESIIRQLLDHPGLIKALHTLALALAVLVLARMARSFAARRGRPVAETPRATTYVAVIVFVIGLVFIWFEGLSPVFAALTIVAAALTIVSKEVILNFLGSFVIFWRELFAIGDRVQVGDNAGDVIAKGVLYFTLLEIGGSSTTGHSTGRLVKVPNAHVLTLPVINATRGAGYLWNELRLTLTPASDWQQARTILLDAAEAYRESQSMDLDKIRNAFERRSVYFREMTPRVYVTTASGGIRLTLRYLCRSRLTRDSEDFITTRFLTHLAPGQLELAAMQVE is encoded by the coding sequence ATGGAATCGATCATTCGGCAGTTGCTGGACCATCCCGGCCTGATCAAGGCCCTGCACACCCTGGCCCTGGCTCTGGCCGTGCTGGTGCTGGCGCGCATGGCCCGGTCATTCGCCGCCCGGCGCGGCAGGCCCGTGGCCGAGACGCCCCGCGCCACCACCTATGTGGCGGTGATCGTGTTCGTCATCGGGCTGGTCTTCATCTGGTTCGAGGGCTTGAGCCCGGTGTTCGCGGCCCTGACCATCGTGGCCGCGGCCCTGACCATCGTGTCCAAGGAGGTCATCCTCAACTTCCTCGGCTCGTTCGTCATCTTCTGGCGCGAGCTGTTCGCCATCGGCGACCGGGTGCAGGTGGGCGACAACGCGGGCGATGTCATTGCCAAGGGCGTGCTCTACTTCACCCTGCTGGAGATCGGCGGCAGCTCCACCACGGGCCACAGCACGGGCAGGCTGGTCAAGGTGCCCAACGCCCACGTCCTGACCCTGCCGGTCATCAACGCCACGCGCGGCGCGGGCTACCTGTGGAACGAGCTGCGCCTGACCCTGACCCCGGCCAGCGACTGGCAGCAGGCGCGCACCATCCTGCTCGACGCAGCCGAGGCCTACCGCGAATCCCAGTCCATGGACCTCGACAAGATCCGCAACGCCTTTGAGCGCCGCTCGGTCTATTTCCGCGAGATGACCCCCCGCGTCTACGTCACCACAGCCTCAGGCGGCATCCGCCTGACCCTGCGCTACCTCTGCCGCTCCCGCCTGACCCGCGACAGCGAGGACTTCATCACCACCCGCTTCCTCACCCACCTCGCCCCCGGCCAGCTCGAACTGGCGGCCATGCAGGTGGAGTAG
- the corA gene encoding magnesium/cobalt transporter CorA: MFDSLRWMRVKHDSAPGSLIYAGEARDFTPFIECCSYSRDELTEVRLAPDQDIALAPDRVNLVLVVGIHDAETIRRVGVGLDFPILALEDVMNAGQRPKFSWADDETGFMVLKSLSEDAASLVSEQVSLFWRDNLVAVFLERESGVLDGVMGRIRKGKGRLRSEGGAYLMAAILDVLTDCNMNTLTRFSELAETLETKLEGRTTDDLLGQLYTLKREVILLRNQLLPMREIFKALLGVDAEISEPALPLLRDTAVHHEQAVDHVTTLHDILKSMIDYQISLISMRTNRVMQLLTVIATIFIPLTFIAGVYGMNFEHMPELSWRYGYHYSLGLMAAVALVMLFYFVRRRFL; this comes from the coding sequence ATGTTCGATTCCCTGCGCTGGATGCGCGTCAAGCACGACAGCGCGCCCGGATCGCTTATCTACGCTGGCGAGGCGCGCGATTTCACCCCTTTCATCGAGTGCTGTTCTTATTCCAGGGATGAATTGACCGAGGTGCGGCTGGCCCCGGATCAGGACATTGCTCTTGCGCCGGACAGGGTCAATCTCGTCCTGGTGGTGGGCATTCACGACGCCGAGACCATCCGCCGGGTCGGGGTCGGGCTCGATTTCCCGATCCTGGCACTGGAGGATGTCATGAACGCGGGCCAGCGGCCCAAGTTCAGCTGGGCCGACGACGAAACCGGGTTCATGGTCCTCAAGAGCCTGAGCGAGGATGCGGCGAGTCTGGTCAGCGAGCAGGTCAGCCTGTTCTGGCGCGACAATCTGGTGGCTGTCTTCCTGGAGCGCGAAAGCGGCGTGCTCGACGGCGTGATGGGGCGCATCCGCAAGGGCAAGGGGCGGCTCAGGAGCGAGGGCGGGGCGTATCTCATGGCCGCCATCCTCGACGTGCTGACCGACTGCAACATGAACACCCTGACCCGGTTCAGCGAGCTGGCCGAAACCCTGGAGACCAAGCTGGAGGGCAGGACCACCGACGACCTGCTGGGCCAGCTCTACACCCTCAAGCGCGAGGTCATCCTGCTGCGCAACCAGCTGCTGCCGATGCGCGAGATATTCAAGGCCCTGCTCGGCGTGGATGCCGAGATCTCGGAACCGGCCCTGCCCCTGCTGCGCGACACCGCGGTCCATCACGAGCAGGCCGTGGACCACGTGACCACCCTGCACGACATCCTCAAGTCCATGATCGACTACCAGATCTCGCTCATCTCCATGCGCACCAACCGGGTCATGCAGCTGCTCACGGTCATCGCCACCATCTTCATCCCCCTGACCTTCATCGCCGGGGTCTACGGCATGAACTTCGAGCACATGCCCGAGCTCTCCTGGCGGTATGGCTATCACTACTCGCTGGGCCTCATGGCCGCCGTGGCCCTGGTCATGCTCTTCTACTTCGTGCGTCGAAGATTCTTGTGA
- a CDS encoding sensor histidine kinase, with the protein MRTPDGPQAEREKPKSGLDFDSVEDRFDYVVKRIEEKLDDYDGYDFSLRQTRALNIFFELAQEVRGRDMFYAVCMMIPRVLFRLESSIYLLEDEETFSLADSSTDRGRLESVRTWDRELTDRVVLSGDHLHIPIQCNPQYADLLPFKPPHNILGSFVMHPCSAVQGHEHLFLEKYVNRVGYQLHQRIIGSRNREHLRFIKSMVQDIGHNVIVPNMYFKLYFNRLKRQIEDLHLVTGRVLTRMAESGDPESVSEGNRLAQTAASIEAQYQEIYRHYETTSMFLETLLRRRHFEEGRYVLEKREVDLRTSVLEPQLERYRQALEERGIRIGYQLGGAPDQEVRMVMDRGLIAQVFANFLSNAVKYTEETVLPGGEAGKFLSYGWQVLKDYFGPALPGIRLWVTTSGPPLRLKDPMTVFKPGFRADNVALESGTGRGLYFARQVIELHGGSVGYRHDGRGNEFYCTLPFEQEPRPPRTLSEPGGQPKGSEADAPAP; encoded by the coding sequence ATGAGAACTCCTGACGGCCCGCAGGCCGAGCGTGAAAAGCCCAAGAGCGGCCTCGACTTCGATTCTGTCGAGGATCGGTTCGACTATGTGGTCAAACGGATCGAGGAAAAACTCGACGACTACGACGGCTATGATTTTTCCCTGCGCCAGACGCGCGCGCTGAACATCTTCTTCGAGCTGGCCCAGGAGGTGCGTGGGCGGGACATGTTCTACGCCGTGTGCATGATGATCCCCCGCGTGCTCTTCAGGCTTGAGAGCTCCATCTACCTGCTGGAGGACGAGGAGACCTTTTCCCTGGCCGACAGCTCCACGGACCGGGGCAGACTGGAATCCGTCCGCACCTGGGACCGCGAGCTGACGGACCGGGTGGTCCTCTCCGGCGACCACCTCCACATCCCCATCCAGTGCAATCCCCAATACGCGGACCTGCTGCCCTTCAAGCCGCCGCACAACATCCTCGGCTCCTTTGTCATGCACCCCTGCAGCGCGGTCCAGGGGCACGAGCATCTCTTTCTCGAAAAATACGTCAACCGCGTGGGCTACCAGCTCCACCAGCGCATCATCGGGTCGCGCAACCGCGAACACCTGCGGTTCATCAAGTCCATGGTCCAGGACATCGGGCATAACGTCATCGTGCCCAACATGTACTTCAAGCTCTATTTCAACCGGCTCAAGCGGCAGATCGAGGATCTGCATCTGGTGACCGGGCGCGTCCTGACCCGCATGGCCGAGAGCGGCGACCCCGAGAGCGTGTCCGAAGGCAACAGGCTGGCCCAGACCGCAGCCTCCATCGAGGCCCAGTACCAGGAGATCTATCGCCACTACGAGACCACCTCCATGTTTCTCGAAACCCTGCTGCGCCGTCGCCATTTCGAGGAGGGCCGCTACGTGCTCGAAAAGCGCGAGGTGGACCTGCGCACCAGCGTGCTCGAACCGCAGCTGGAACGCTACCGTCAGGCCCTGGAGGAGCGGGGCATCCGGATCGGCTATCAGCTGGGCGGCGCGCCGGACCAGGAGGTGCGCATGGTCATGGACCGGGGGCTCATCGCCCAGGTCTTTGCCAACTTCCTCTCCAACGCGGTCAAGTACACCGAGGAGACGGTCCTGCCCGGCGGCGAGGCGGGCAAATTTCTCTCCTACGGCTGGCAGGTGCTCAAGGACTACTTTGGGCCTGCCCTGCCCGGCATCAGGCTGTGGGTGACCACTTCCGGCCCGCCGCTGCGCCTCAAGGACCCCATGACCGTGTTCAAGCCCGGCTTCAGGGCCGACAACGTGGCCCTTGAGAGTGGCACCGGGCGCGGGCTCTACTTCGCGCGTCAGGTGATCGAGCTGCACGGCGGCAGCGTGGGCTACCGCCACGATGGCCGGGGCAACGAATTCTACTGCACGCTCCCATTTGAACAGGAGCCGAGGCCACCCCGAACCTTGTCCGAGCCGGGTGGGCAGCCCAAGGGTTCCGAGGCGGACGCCCCGGCCCCTTGA
- a CDS encoding LysE family translocator, translating into MTAETYAAYLLATVIVLIIPGPTIMLVVSCSLTQGRRAALPLALGVGLGDMAAMAASLAGLGALLNTSATLFTVLKWIGALYLIYLGIKTWRARPELGASMARMHDASSRSNCLRAFAVTATNPKSIAFFCAFVPQFITQAAPVLPQALLLGSTFVILAVVNAVLYALLAARARKAVASQRAMKIVNRVGGSALIGAGVLTAAMRRA; encoded by the coding sequence GTGACCGCCGAGACCTATGCCGCCTATCTGCTCGCCACCGTCATCGTCCTGATCATTCCCGGCCCGACCATCATGCTCGTGGTCAGTTGCTCCCTGACCCAGGGGAGACGGGCGGCCCTGCCCCTGGCCCTTGGCGTGGGCCTTGGCGACATGGCGGCCATGGCCGCCTCCCTGGCCGGGCTGGGCGCGCTTCTCAACACCTCGGCCACCCTGTTCACGGTCCTCAAATGGATCGGTGCCCTCTATCTCATCTATCTGGGGATCAAGACCTGGCGGGCCAGGCCGGAGCTTGGGGCGTCCATGGCCCGGATGCACGATGCCAGCAGCCGGTCCAACTGCCTGCGCGCCTTTGCGGTCACGGCCACCAACCCGAAATCCATCGCCTTCTTCTGCGCCTTTGTGCCGCAGTTCATCACCCAGGCCGCGCCGGTCCTGCCCCAGGCCCTGCTGCTCGGCTCCACCTTCGTGATCCTGGCCGTGGTCAATGCCGTCCTCTACGCGCTTCTGGCCGCGAGGGCGCGAAAGGCCGTGGCCAGCCAAAGAGCCATGAAGATCGTCAACCGCGTGGGCGGCTCGGCCCTCATCGGCGCGGGCGTGCTCACCGCGGCCATGCGCCGCGCCTGA
- a CDS encoding AI-2E family transporter — MLADKPYTLDSVVRMVLGALLIVGLIWMLGYLSGVLVPFVVALLLAYLLNPLTSRVERVVRSRWLAVVVTVTLLAGTVTGLVWVMAPLIGAEFSHMGRVLADLAGNADLARRVREYLPDEVWVWLRALADDQNVRALFTSNGAMEAARKVVATILPGVRGVLSGTASFLAGLLGLGVILLYVVFLLMDFGRIRERWPEYLPQQYRARAIDFMGEFEQTMSLYFRGQVIIALLVGALLSVGFMIIGLPMAVILGMFIGILNIAPYLGTLGLLPAVLLAGLDSLEAGQPPWIGILLVLAVFVVVQAIQEIILIPKIQGENLGLSPWLILLSLSIWGKLLGFLGLLIALPMTCLCLSYYRRLLAERDAPIKAPPGTTPGTTINTPTD, encoded by the coding sequence ATGCTTGCAGACAAACCATACACTTTGGACAGCGTGGTCCGCATGGTGCTTGGGGCATTGCTGATTGTGGGCCTGATCTGGATGCTCGGCTATTTGTCGGGGGTATTGGTGCCCTTTGTGGTGGCGTTGCTTCTGGCCTATCTGCTCAATCCGCTGACCAGCCGGGTGGAGCGTGTGGTCCGGAGCCGATGGCTGGCCGTGGTGGTCACGGTGACACTTCTGGCCGGGACTGTGACCGGGCTGGTGTGGGTGATGGCTCCCCTCATAGGTGCCGAGTTTTCGCACATGGGCCGGGTGCTGGCCGATCTGGCGGGCAATGCAGACCTGGCGCGGCGGGTGCGGGAATATCTGCCTGACGAGGTCTGGGTCTGGCTGCGGGCGTTGGCAGACGACCAGAATGTTCGCGCCCTGTTCACCAGCAACGGCGCAATGGAGGCTGCCAGGAAGGTGGTTGCGACGATACTGCCCGGCGTTCGGGGCGTGTTGAGCGGCACGGCGAGTTTCCTGGCCGGGTTGCTCGGACTGGGCGTCATTCTCTTGTATGTGGTCTTTCTGCTGATGGATTTCGGCAGGATCAGAGAGCGCTGGCCGGAGTATCTGCCACAGCAGTACCGCGCCAGGGCCATCGATTTCATGGGCGAATTCGAGCAGACCATGAGCCTTTATTTCCGGGGGCAGGTCATCATCGCCCTGTTGGTGGGGGCGCTTTTGTCGGTGGGATTCATGATCATCGGCCTGCCCATGGCCGTGATACTCGGCATGTTCATCGGCATTTTGAACATCGCCCCGTACCTCGGCACCCTGGGCCTGCTGCCCGCCGTGCTGCTGGCCGGGCTCGATTCGCTGGAGGCGGGCCAGCCGCCGTGGATCGGCATCCTGCTGGTGCTGGCGGTCTTCGTGGTGGTCCAGGCCATTCAGGAGATCATTCTGATTCCAAAGATCCAGGGCGAGAACCTGGGGTTGTCCCCCTGGCTGATCCTGCTTTCGCTTTCCATCTGGGGCAAGCTGCTCGGCTTTCTCGGCCTGCTCATAGCCCTGCCCATGACCTGTCTGTGTCTCTCCTACTACCGCCGCCTGCTGGCCGAGCGAGACGCGCCCATTAAAGCGCCCCCCGGCACGACCCCCGGCACGACCATAAACACGCCAACGGACTGA